GCAAGGCAGCGGCAGTGGGATTATCTTCATTTAATGTATTGACGGTTTGTGCCAATGCTTGTTCCAGCTGCGTTTTGGTGTGTGGAGCTACTGGCAACAAATCGCTCATGGTAAGTGCGCCGCTGGTGATCGTGCCCGTTTTATCAAGACACAAAACGTCAACGCGGGCTAGTGCTTCGATCGCTGGTAAGGTGCGGACTAAGACTTGCCGGCGGCCTAAGGTGAGCGCACTTACGGCTAAGGCCACTGATGTCAAAAGAACCAAGCCTTCAGGAATCATGCCGATCGTCGCTGCGGCGGTGCCTAAAATAGCATGATTGAGGTGGCCCCGTTGCCAATAGGCAGAAATGAATAGCGCTACACCTAAGGGCACAATAATAAAGGTCAGTACTTTAATGATGCGATTGATCGTATCTAAAAGGACGCTGGTCAGCTTTTTTTCCTGTTTGGCCGCATGGGCTAACTTAGCGACAAAGCTTTGCTGACCAACTGCAGTGACTTGAACTAATGCTTGACCACTAACGATAAAGCTACCTGATAATAACTTAGAATCGACGGTTTTATTGATCGGTTTGGCTTCGCCAGTCAACTGTGACTCGTCGACTTCGAGGCCATCAGTTTGGCGTACACGGCTATCGGCTGGCACCTGATCGCCGCGGGATAAAAATAAAATATCATCACGGACAATATCAGCCTGTACGATGGCCTGTTTTTGCTGCTGCCGGATCACGGTTAGTGGCGATTCCGCCAGTAGTGAAAGCTGATCGATTTTGTGCTTCTCGCGCAGTTCTTGAACGATCCCAATTATCGTATTAAAGGTCGCCACGCCGAGAAAAAGTAGATTACGATAACTACCAGTAGTGACGATCAACGCGCCTAAAATGAGGTTGATCAGATTAAACAGCGTTAACGTATTATCGCGCAAAATTTGTTGTGTACTCCGCGTCAATGAAGGTGGCGGTGTATTTTTTTGCCCGGTAGCGATCCGCTGCTCAACTTCAGCGGTCGTCAAGCCAGTTTTTAGATCAATTTTCGTCTGCAAAATCGTCACCTCCGAGCCGGAATTACTTTTGTAATAGCACGTTTTAGTTCTATTAAAAGTATAACATGGACTATTTTGTCTAACATTAAAACAGAATTGGCGAATTACGTGGCAAGACTTGCAAAACCGTTTTCATAACGACATAATAAAAGAAAAAGACTAGTGAGGCGTTTTTAATGGATGAACAAGCAATCAAACAGGCTAGTTGGAAGATTAGTTTTAAGAAGCAGCCGCAGGAACAAAAATATAGTGGCGATGTCGAATTTAATGGCGGTGCACTAGCAGCAGCGGTGGTCTATATTCAGTTGATGACGACGATCGCCAAAAAAACGCAAGTGGTCAGTGATAAGCGTAAATTTTATTTAGCAACTAAAGAAATTGGGCTACGCGATGGCTTTGCGGCCGATCAATATAAGATTCAATACATTCAAAGTGCGTTATTAGATAGTGGCTTTGATTTTACTTTAGAAAAGGCGGTTGGCGCTGAACTTGATGATAGTACGGCGACGATTCATTTTGCGGCTGATCCAATGAGCTGTGTTTGGCCAACTGAAATTATTGGTAAAGCATTGGCGGCACAATTGACTGATACGGAGCGCGCTAGCTTTAATCAAGCGGTGACGACTGCCGCCGACACACAAATGGCGTCATTGGAGCAGTTAAAATGAGCAGCGGAACGATTGGCAACCCCGATGCCCAAGTGGTTAAGTTATTTGGCTTAGATCGTTTGGCCAAAAAGAAAAAAGTTGTGAAAACTCAACAAAATAAGTCTAAAAAAAGCAAATGATTTTAGCGCTAATTGCTAAAATCACTTGCTTTTAGTGTGTAAAATGCTACTATTTTCTTGATAGATAATTCCTAAAAAATGGAGGACCAGCATGACAGAACATAATTTGGACCCGGAACTCAAGCTGATCGCTTTAAATGCTAACCGGCCATTGGCAGATAAGATTGCTGCAGCGACTGGTGTTCAATTAGCAAAAACATCAGTTAAGCAATTTAGTGATGGTGAGATCCAGATCAATCTTGAAGAAAGCATTCGGGGCGACGAAGTGTTTGTCATTCAGTCAATTTCCGATCCAATCAACAAAAGTTTGATGGAACTTATGATCATGATCGATGCGCTGCGCCGTGCTAGTGCAAAATTCATTAATGTCGTGATTCCATATTACGGCTATTCACGGCAGGATCGTAAAGCACGTTCCCGCGAACCGATCACCGCTAAATTGATCGCCAATTTATTACAAATGGATGGGGCAACGCGGGTGATCGCTTTAGATCTACACGCTGCTCAATTACAGGGTTTCTTCGATATTCCAGTTGATCATTTACAGGCAGCCCCTTTGTTGGCTAATTATTTCAAAGCGTGCGGCTTAACTGATGTGGTGGTGGTTTCACCGGATCATAGTAGCGTTGCGCGGGCACGGCAAATGGCAACCTTATTAGGCGGTGCGCCAATTGCGATCATTGATCGACGCCAGTCAACGACAACCGGCGAAAATCTCAGTATTATCGGCGATGTGGCGGGTAAAAAAGCAATCGTGGTTGACGATATGATCGATACTGGGCATCGAATCATCAGCTCAACAGAAGCGTTGAAGCGCGCTGGTGCAACTAAAGTTTATGCTGCTGGAACCCATGCCGTGTTTTCCGACAATGCGACCGCTAAGCTGCAGGCATCAGCAGTTGAACAAGTGGTTGTCACCGATTCGATCAATATTCCGGATGAAAAACATTTTGCCAAATTGGCAGTGGTTTCGGTTGGTGAATTGATCGGTAAAGCAATTCAATTGATCCATGACGATCAACCGATCGATGTTTTGTTCCATACTGTAGCTGATAAAAACGAAGATTAAGGACTTGAAGACAGTGAACCTTTTTACAGGTCACTGTCTTTTTTTAAATAAAAATGGCAATTTAATGAATAATCGATTAGAATTAACTTTATCAAATTTAAAAAGGGTGGTCATTTATGCGTGCAGTATTAACCGTTGTCGGGCGAGATAAGGTCGGAATCGTTGCCGGAGTTAGTCAAACCTTGGCCGAATTGAAGTTTAATATCGTCGATATGAGCCAGACGATCATGCAAGGGAGTTTTACCATGATGCTGATGTGTGAGTTACCCGCCACTGACGTTGATTTTGAACAAGTCCGCAGTCAATTAAATGAACTGGGACAGCAACTAGGCGTCCAAATTCGGATCCAACGTGAAGAAATTTTTGACACGATGTACAAAATTTAAGGAGGTGCCGCAGCTTGGAAACTAGTCAGATCTTAGAAACGATCCGTATGATCGATGAAGAAAATTTAGATATTCGGACGATCACGATGGGCATTTCGCTACTCGACTGTATCGATCCAGATATTGAGCGGGCCTGTGATAAAATCTATCAAAAAATCACTACCAAAGCGGCACATTTGGTTGAGGTAGCGGCTGCCATCGAAGCTGAATACGGGGTGCCAATCATTCACAAGCGAATCGCGGTAACGCCGATCAGTATCATCGGTGCCGCCACGGCGGCCATCGATTACCTACCGTTTGCACAAGCTTTGGATCGGGCGGCAAAAAAAGTAGGCGTTAACTTTATCGGCGGTTTTTCCGCGCTGGTGCAAAAAGGGTACCAAAAGGGCGATGAGATTTTAATTCACTCGCTTCCCCAAGCGTTGAGCCAAACCGAATTTGTGTGCGGCTCGGTCAACGTTGGTTCCAGTAAATCAGGCATCAACATGGACGCTGTTCGCGATATGGGCGAAGCGGTTAAAGCGGCCGCCGCACTTTCGCCGCTAGCGCCGGCTAAGTTAGTCGTTTTCGCTAATGCGGTGGAAGACAATCCCTTTATGGCTGGCGCCTTTCATGGTGTCGGTGAAGCGGATGTGGTGATCAATGTTGGCGTCAGCGGCCCTGGCGTGGTCAAGCGTGCGTTGGAAAAGGTTAAAGGCGAACCCTTTGACGTGGTCGCCGAAACAATCAAGAAAACCGCCTTTAAGATCACACGTGTCGGCCAATTAGTCGGCCATATCGCTGCCGAACGACTTGATGTGCCGTTTGGTATCGTTGATCTTTCGCTGGCGCCAACGCCGAAAGTTGGCGACTCGGTAGCCCGTATCCTCGAAGAGATCGGCTTGGAAACTGTTGGTACGCATGGCACAACCGCTGCTCTAGCAATGCTAAACGATGCAGTCAAAAAAGGTGGTGTGATGGCCTGCAACCAAGTTGGCGGCTTATCAGGTGCTTTTATCCCTGTTTCTGAGGATGAAGGGATGATTGCTGCCGCCACTAGTGGGGCGCTAAATTTGGAGAAGTTAGAGGCCATGACGGCGGTTTGTTCGGTGGGGCTGGATATGATCGCCATTCCGGGGGATACCCCGGCAACGACGATCGCTGCCATGATCGCTGATGAAGCCGCGATCGGCATGATCAACAACAAAACCACTGCTGTCCGGGTTATTCCGGCGGTTGGCGCTAAGGTCGGCGACAACGTCGAATTTGGTGGCTTATTAGGGCGCTCGCCGGTGATGCCAGTTAATACTGCCTCGTCGGCGGACTTTATTGCCCGCGGTGGTCATATTCCGGCACCAATTCATTCGTTTAAAAACTAAAGTCAGCAAAAAGAGAGTGTGACATAAGGCGCTCAGCTTTTGAGTATTAGCCTAGAGCGGCGAATAATTCACGTAGTGGATTATTTGACGATCGTAGCTAAACGGAAAAAGTTGCCTTATGGAACACGTTTTAACTATATTATTTGGAAGTACAAAAGAGGAGCTGTGACATAAATTATTTATGTCACAACCCTTTTTTAGTCCTTTCTAGCGCGCTTGATCAACTGGGCTAGAACGGCGATTCCCTGGCGAAATTCTGCCGGTGCCACGTAAGCAAATGATAGGCGTAGCGCCTGGTTAGTACCATAAATCGTCCCCGGATTAAACAAAATATGCCGCTTAAGCGCCGCTTGAAATAGCCGTTCAACATTGATCGTTGGGGCTAATTTGAGCCAAATATAAAAGCCACCGCGGGGGATCTGCCAAGTGGCAACGTCAGCTAAATAGTCTTGCAAACTAGCGAGGGCAGCGTCACGGCGTTGGCGCAGTTGCTGACGTAATTCAGTCAGGTAAGCGTCATAAGCTGGATCAGTTAGTAGCGCCGCTAACAGTTGTTGCGCCAGTGAACTTGCACCATAATCGGTTTGCATTTTGACGTCACTTAAGCGGCGGATGACTGCAGCGGGGCCGACTAGCCAACCTATGCGTAAGCCGGGAGCCAGTGTTTTTGAGATCGTACCTAGATATAACACGTTGTTGGCGCGATCCAGTGCTTTTAATGGCAATGGCGGTGGAGTTTCTAACCAGAGTTCCTGGTAGGCGGTGTCCTCGATGATCGGCAATTGATGTTTCTGGGCAAATTGCAGCAGTTGCTGGCGGCGTTGTAGCGACATCACGCTGCCAGTTGGATTTTGGAAGCTGGGGATCGTGTAAAGCAATTGTTGGGTCGTGCTGTGCGGCGGAATTTGCCAATAACAGAGGCCAGCGTCATCTTGGGGGATGCCGGTTAAAGTAGCAGCCGCCGACTGGAAAACTTGCAATGACTTCAGATACGTGGCGGCTTCGGTATAAACGGTTGCGCCGGGTTTAAGTAGCGCGACTGAAATTAAATCCAGCGCCTGTAGCGAGCCCGTGGTGATCAAAATATTTTCCGGTTGGACGTCAATGTGCCAGCGTTGTAGCCGTTTCGCCAGTGCTTGGCGTAAATTTAGCGCGCCTAATGGTTCCAAATAGTTCATCTGCGTAATTTGCGGCGTGATCGCCTGTAATTTAGCTTGCACCAATTTTTGAGGAAATAATTCTGGCGCTAATTCACCGGTGCTCAAGCGTAAGTAATTTTCGCCTTCTAGTCGATTGATCGTTTGGATCGTTGGTAAATTCGCGTTGAATTGCCCGTGTAAATAGGGCTGCCAATCTAGCGCTAACGACCAAGTGTTACTGGCAACGCGGGTACCGTCACCGTACGCACTGCTTAAAACGCCATCGGCTTGTAGATCGTTTAATGCGGTGACGATCGTGCTCCGGTTAACGTTAAATTGAGCGGCTAACTGGCGCTGAGCCGGTAATTTTTCACCGACTAACCAGTTGCCTTGTTGGATCTGTTGGCGGCAGTAAGCGCTGATTTGTTGATATAGTGGTGTGGTGACCTGCGGATCGGGTTGCCAATTAATTTCCATCGTTTGTTCGCCTCTTTTGTAATGGTTGGGAAATTTTTTTGAATTTGGTTGGGTGCAACGCTTGAATTTAACTCTATAATAACCACCTATTAGCGAAAATAAAAGTTTAATTAGTAAAGGTTGGTTGGTATGGCACATTATTTACAGGGATTATTATTTGGTTTAGCTTACATTGCGCCGATCGGGCTACAGAATTTATTTGTGATCAATACGGCCCTAGCCCAACCACGGCGGCGGGCGTTACGGGTGGCAATGATCGTCACTTTCTTCGATATTAGTTTGGCGCTGGCAACTTTTTACGGCGTCGGTAAATTACTGACGTGGTTACCGTGGTTGAAAATGGTCGTATTAGGTATTGGCAGCCTGATCGTGCTCTACATTGGCATCAGTTTATTGCGTGCGCAGGCACCACAACTGAAAAAAAGCGCCCCGACACAATTTAGTTATTGGCGGGCAACGCTGGCGGCCTTTGCGATTGCTTGGCTGAATCCGCAAGCACTTTTGGATGGGACGTTACTATTAGGGGCGTTCCGTGCTTCGCTGGCGCCGTTAGCAGCCAATTTTTTTATTGTTGGCGTTATGACGGCATCGGCTGTTTGGTTCACTGGTTTGACGCTACTAATTGCCTGGTTGCGCGACCGTTTCACGACTAAATTTCTATTGTTGCTCAACCGAATCTGTGGCGTAGTTATTATTTTATACGCCTTGAAGCTGATCAGCGAATTTTGCCAGTCAGTTTGGTAAAATTATCAAAAAGGAGTGAACGGGTATGCGGTATTTGATCTTGTTGCGTGGCGTCAATGTTGGCGGTAATCATCGAGTAGTCATGGCTGAATTGCGTCAGCAGCTGACTGATTTGGGTTTCAGTGAAGTACGTTCGTATATCGATAGTGGCAATTTGCTGGTTGATAGCCCATTAGCACTGGCTGAAGTTCAGGCGGCGGTGACCACGCTTTTAGCGACCCAGTATGATTTTCCGGTGGCTGCGCTGGTTATTGAAAAGGAAGCTTACTTGACTGACTTGGCGCAAGTGCCTGAATGGTGGGGCGCGGTTGGCGATTTGCGGCACAATGCATTGTTCTTTTTGCCGACCTTTACGGCGGCGATGCTGGAATCACTACGCCAAAAAATAACCACATATGATCAAATTCACTACGGCCAGCACGCGCTATTTTGGACGGCGCCCGCCAAACAGAATTACTCCCGCAGCCTGTACGCCAAATTATTACCAATGGCCTTATACTCGGCAGTGACGATCCGCAATCGCAATACAGCGCTGAAGCTGGCTATGTTGCTGCAGAAATAATGCATTCTATAAGGTGTGTAGTATAATAAAAGTAGATAAATAGTTTTCATTTTACGCAAAGGAAGGACTTCTGAATGTATAAAGCTGTTGTTTTTTTTGATTTAGATGGGACTTTATTTGACAACGATAAACAGGTGACGCCGGCCAGTATTAAGGCGATCGCACAGTTAAAAGCCAATAACATCTTACCGGTGATCGCAACGGGACGAAGTTTATTTGAAATTACCGACACATTGGCGCAGGCGGGAATTGATTCCTGTGTTTGTGCGGATGGTAGCTATATTCAAGTTGCCGGACGGCCGCTGAAAACGGAGTATCTGAAAACGGCTGATATTACGGCAATTACTGAATACGCACAAAAGACGAATTTGGCGGTTTCTTACTATAATCCTAATGGGTTTGTCGTCAGCCATGAAAATAAGCTGGTGCGAGCCAATTATCATGAACTAAAAGAACGGATCACGGTGGCGCCAGAAGCGTATTTGACGACTAAGGTCAACATGTTATTTGTATTTAGTCAGGAAACGGATAAGCAGGATGATGTCTATCGCAAGCAATTTGATGGGACGTTTAGTTTTTACCGCAATAATTGGCGCGGCCTTGATGTGGTCAAGTATGGGGTGTCCAAGCGTTCAGGAATCGAATATTTACTGAACCACACCGATTTAGAACACGTGCCAACATACGGTTTCGGTGATTTTTATAACGACTTGCCGATGTTCGACGTGGTCAAAACACCGATCGCCATGGGCAATGCCGTTCCAGAAATGAAAGCCAAAGCCGCCTGGGTCACTACCAGCAACATGGATGATGGTATCGTTAATGGCTTAAAGCACTACAATCTAATTTAAGGTAAACAAAAAGTTTAGCCAACACGTCGTCGGCTAAACTTTTTTTAGTGCTTAGATCATAGGAAAAATACGATATTTATTTTTTCAATCCCCATTAATCTTCGTCGTCATCGTCTTCTTCAACTAAGCCTTCCCAAGCTGTTTTGCCTAAAACAGCTTGCAAGCGGCGGATCGCACGGTTATTTTGGCCCCGTAAGTCAGTTAAGAAGGCGGCCATTGCTGGGCGTTCTTCCTTAGCGGCTAAGGCAATGGCGCGGTCGATAAACATATTCTGCGTTGCGTAATCATGCGCCGTGATGTCCACTAATTCCGCGTTGCTGCGGTATTTGTTGCGACCATCTTCTTCAAGCATGCTGTATTGTGTGTATTCAGCTAAGGTTGAAGGTGGTAACTCGTTTTCGTCCAACAATACTTCAGCTAAAGCGTCAAAGCTCTTGCGACCAGCGCTGATCAATTCAGTGTAAAGTGGCCGTAATGCTTCAGCGGCAAAACCATCTAAAAACCAGCTAGTTTGATGAAGCTTGATGTTGTTTACGTGGAGATTAGCCAAAATATGGCCCGTCATTGCACCGGCAGTTGGTGTGTGGTGATCAATGTCGGCTTGTTTGATTTCAGTTTGGTAACGTGCTTCGATTTCTTCTTTACTCATAGGTTTATTCCTCCAAATTTGAATGGCTAAGTTTTTATTTATTGTGCTAGTCGTAGAAAAAATTAAGCCTTAACTTTAACTTTTTCTACGGTGTAGCCTAGTTTAGTCACGACGTCGGCTAGAGCTTCAGCGCTGGTTTGTTCGTCGTTGAAGTCAGCTTTGACTTTGCTGGCGTTGAACAAAACTTTTACGTTTTCAACACCAGTATGGTTCTTGACAGCATTTTCGATTTTTTGCATGCATGATGGGCAAGTTAATGCGCCTAATTGTAAAACTGCTTTTTTAGTCATATAGAATGCAACTCCTTTGTTTAACTTTACTTGATGGTTATAGTGTACCGCCGAGTGGAGGCAGCGGAATTGACGGTGGTCAAGTTTTGGTTACTTTTTTGAAATTAACCGAATAGATAGTTATTGTGATAGTGAAAACGCGTGTTGTAAGATACTTGAAATCTCTACAACACGCGCTTTTTTGTCTATTTCACTGTCGATAACTCAGCCGCTGAGTCAGCTTTCTCATGGCCGTAATTGATCAAACGCATTGCGTTGAAGATCACGACGAGGATGCTGATTTCATGGACGAACATCCCACTAGCCATGTAGATGAAGCCGGCGACTAAGCCTAGTAGTAAGAAAGCAACGACGCCGATGGCGATGACGATGTTTTCCTTGGTGTTAAGGACGGTCTTTTTCGCTAAGCCGTACGCATGAACTAAAGCGTGGAAGCTGGATTGCATTAGGACAACGTCGGAAGTTTCGATGGCAACGTCGGTGCCGCTACCCATGGCGATCCCGATGTTTGCAGTGGCCAGTGAGGGGCTGTCATTGATACCATCGCCGACAAAAGCAACGGTGCGGCCGTCTTGCTGGAATTGTTTCACGAATTCGACTTTTTGTTCTGGCATTAATTCGGCGTGCACTTCGTCGATACCAACTTGTTGAGCGACGTAATCGGCGGTGGCCTGGTTATCGCCAGTCAGCATTACTAAATGTTTAGCGCCTTTTTCCCGTAAGTGTTGTAATTCAGCTGCAACTTCTGGGCGGATGATATCAGCGATGCCGAGCATTAATTCAAGTTTGCCGTCAACGGCGACTAGTACGATCGAGCTGCCTGTGGTTTTCAATTCAGCGAGATCTTCCTGTTGACTGGCGCTTAAGTGAACATTGTTAGCAGCGAGTAATTTATGATTACCGGCTAAAACCGCATGACCGTCGATGGTAGCAACGAGGCCTTGCCCTTTAATGGTTTGATTGTCGGTGATGGTCAGCTCTTGATAGTGATAATCGTTTTGGTCTGCATAACTGACAACGGCGCGGCCTAGAGGATGATCGGATAAGCTTTCGATCTTTGCGGTCAAGGCAAAAGCTTGTTCGAGTGGTAAGTCGTAGTTATTGACTTTGGCGACGGAAGTATTGCCTTTAGTCAGTGTGCCGGTTTTATCGAAGACGAAGGTATCGACTTTTGAGAAGGTGTCCATCGCGTCGCCACCTTTGATCAAGATACCACGTTTGGCGCCATTACCGATACCGGCAACGTTAGAGACGGGGGCACCAATAACCAAGGCACCGGGGCAACCTAGCACTAAGACAGTGATTGCCAGCTTGAAGTCACGGGAGAAAATGAAGACTAACAGGGCAATGATCAAAACGGCTGGGGTGTAATATTGGGCGAAACGATCGATAAACTTTTCAGCGTGGGACTTAGTGTCTTGGGCGTCTTCAACTAATTCGATGATCTTAGCAAAAGTGGTGTCATCGCCGACTTTAGTGGCGCGCACTTTTAAATAGCCGTCGCTGAGCATGGTGCCGGAGAAGACGTTGTCGTCAACCTGTTTAGTGATTTCCCGTGATTCACCAGTTACGGCGGATTCGTCGGTATAGCCGTGGCCATCAACGATCACACCATCGACTGGAATCGAGGCACCAGTTTTGACTAAAACGATATCGTCTTCTTCGACGTCATCTACGTCAACTTCTTCAGTGGTACCATCGTCGTGGACCAATGTGGCGGTGGTCGGTGCCATTTCTGTTAGTGATTTGATCGATTCACGGGTTTTGGATAAGGTCCGTGCTTCTAAGTAACTACCGAACAAGAATAAGAAGGTCACGATCGCGGATTCATTGTATTCACCAATGATGAAGGCACCGATCACGGCGATACTGACTAACAATTCAATACTGATGACTTTTGCCCGTAAGGCTTGGTAGGCGTGGATCATGATCGGCACAGCGGCGATGATCGAAGCAACGGCCAACACAATGTTGTAAGTGAGTAGGCTGCCAGCAAATTTACCGGCGTAGCCTAAGACGATCAAGACGGCGGACAGTAACGTGATTTGGTTGATGTGATTTTGAATCCAGTTTTGAAATTTCATTTTCCCGCACTCCTTTTAATTGAGAGTGTGTTCGGAAAAGCGGTTAGATTCTGAGCACTAGCCTAACTGGGCAATAGCAGCACGAAGTGATGCGTTTGACCAGTGTAGCTAGGCGCAGGAAGCTGCTTTTTCAACCACGTTTCTACTAAACTAATTATAAAAATTAACTTAGTGGTGATTTCCGGACACACCTTGTTTCAACTTGATGACTCTACTATAAGCGCTAGGGGGTGTGCAGGAATTGATAAGGGTCAAGTTTTGCAAAAAGTTTGCGTTTAGCGCTATTTTTTTCGCTGACGTTCAACTATAGTAATGATTAGGTTGAAAAATTGGCTGTGCGGTAAAGTGTGAGTAAGGGGATGCACCATTGATAACCAGCATTAACCTGAATTATTCACCATAAGTTCTCCAAGTACAGTGTCACCCCGGTATCATGGGCGGTACTGTGTTTTTTATTTTTCACCTTTTTAGTGCAGAAAAAGAACCTCCGATTTGGTATAGTTGATTCACCACAAGTCAGCTATCCACCAAAAGAAAGAGGTCCTTCTCATGGCAACTTTACCGGAAAAACGAGTTAATTTCAATCCTAAATTACATATTTCGCACACTGGTGGTGAACTTTCCACTGATGCTGGGCTAGTGTTGGTCAAAGAATTAATGGCGCAACTCAATTTCACGACCTTAGCGTATCAATTAATCCATTTTGATGACCAGCGCCATTACGCTCGTTACAGCAACGTTAGTCTACTAGAACAGGTCGTGCTGCAGTTGATCGCCGGTTACCCGGCCGATCTAGCTGCCACCAGTTTGCGCAATGACCCCACATTTAAATTACTATTGGCACAACCGCAATTGGCCTCACAACCGTCGTTATCCCGTTTTTGGCAACGCTGTGACGAGCAGACCATCACCTCATTACAAACGTTGAATCAAGCATTGCTTGACCAAGCGTGGACTGGCGCCAAGCAACAACAGCTGATCCTCGATATTGACTCGACTCACGCCGATACTCATGGTCATCAGGAAAAAACGGCCTTTAATGCGCATTACGGTACCACGGGTTACCATCCGCTGGTCGCTTTTGACGGGCAAACGGGCCACTGTTTAAAGGCTCAATTGCGCCCAGGTAATGTTTATACCAGTACGGATATTGCCCCCTTTATCACACCACTACTACAGCACTATCATCAAGTCAAACCGAACGCTGATATCTTGGTCCGCGGGGATAGTGGCTTTGCGACTCCAGAATTATACGAAACTTGTGAAGCCAACGACACTTTTTACTTGATCCGCCTGAAAGCCAATCGGCGGCTGAACCAACTGGCTGAAC
This is a stretch of genomic DNA from Loigolactobacillus coryniformis subsp. coryniformis KCTC 3167 = DSM 20001. It encodes these proteins:
- a CDS encoding heavy metal translocating P-type ATPase — its product is MKFQNWIQNHINQITLLSAVLIVLGYAGKFAGSLLTYNIVLAVASIIAAVPIMIHAYQALRAKVISIELLVSIAVIGAFIIGEYNESAIVTFLFLFGSYLEARTLSKTRESIKSLTEMAPTTATLVHDDGTTEEVDVDDVEEDDIVLVKTGASIPVDGVIVDGHGYTDESAVTGESREITKQVDDNVFSGTMLSDGYLKVRATKVGDDTTFAKIIELVEDAQDTKSHAEKFIDRFAQYYTPAVLIIALLVFIFSRDFKLAITVLVLGCPGALVIGAPVSNVAGIGNGAKRGILIKGGDAMDTFSKVDTFVFDKTGTLTKGNTSVAKVNNYDLPLEQAFALTAKIESLSDHPLGRAVVSYADQNDYHYQELTITDNQTIKGQGLVATIDGHAVLAGNHKLLAANNVHLSASQQEDLAELKTTGSSIVLVAVDGKLELMLGIADIIRPEVAAELQHLREKGAKHLVMLTGDNQATADYVAQQVGIDEVHAELMPEQKVEFVKQFQQDGRTVAFVGDGINDSPSLATANIGIAMGSGTDVAIETSDVVLMQSSFHALVHAYGLAKKTVLNTKENIVIAIGVVAFLLLGLVAGFIYMASGMFVHEISILVVIFNAMRLINYGHEKADSAAELSTVK
- a CDS encoding IS1380 family transposase — protein: MATLPEKRVNFNPKLHISHTGGELSTDAGLVLVKELMAQLNFTTLAYQLIHFDDQRHYARYSNVSLLEQVVLQLIAGYPADLAATSLRNDPTFKLLLAQPQLASQPSLSRFWQRCDEQTITSLQTLNQALLDQAWTGAKQQQLILDIDSTHADTHGHQEKTAFNAHYGTTGYHPLVAFDGQTGHCLKAQLRPGNVYTSTDIAPFITPLLQHYHQVKPNADILVRGDSGFATPELYETCEANDTFYLIRLKANRRLNQLAERFVQISDEQNWTETEVHYYRASYQARSWPKPRQIYIKSTRPAGELLFQHEYLVSNLTSFVAEDAFQAYHQRGQMENYIKEAKAGFYLDKMTSSQFIPNYARMMLSVLAYNLVSLMRQLLPVQHQRLQVTTLRLWLFKVAGKLVTSGRQLYLKLSRHHVYQDLFYQLLARIQALQWG